Part of the Brevibacillus marinus genome, CCCACAATCGAATTGCACAGTTTGAACACAATCTTTTATCGCACGTATGCGTTAATTCTTTGAAATCCTTAGATGTTACGATGCCCGACCCCATTTGATAGTCACACAGGATCGTAGCCTCATTTATTTTGCACACTTCACAAAGATTTTTCATGGTTACCTCCCCATTAGTCTTCATCCGGAAGCATGATTGTGAACACAGGCTTCAAATCATCACCGTTTGATAATACAGCTTTTAATTGAAATAACCGATGATCTTTTTCACCCATTACAAATACGCATTGGTAGGAAAAAGTGAAGGGGAGTGATGTTATATGGAATTTACTCCTTTTAATTTCAATATGCAGTAAAAATAATGCATCCCATAGACGACCATTAATACTTTGGCCAATCGCATTTGGATCGGGTGTAATCACTTCTTCCCACAGACGTTTAGTAACAGCAACCGGTATCATGATGCCAACCTCCTTGGCCATCTCGGAAACATCTACGAGTACACCATCCTCAATCGCTTGCTTTCTTGAATAAACATGAATATATTTCATTTTTAATCCTCCTGTCTTTTTAAAATAGGAAAAGCCGATGGTTCTCATCGACTTTTCCTTTTCAATCCTGAATCCTGAATCGATCACATAACAATTAGTATCCTTTGATACGGTACCAATGTCCTTGTTGAATATCCCAACGCCAGCCAAGGTCAATGGCTTTTTCCCAAGCATCGGCATAAGATAATCCAATAAACTCTTCCTGCATGAACAATTCATCTGTGGTAATGGTAATGATCTCCGTATTTAACAGCAAGGATCAAACCCTCCTTTTTTAAAGTGAAAAGGCTTTGTCCATTACTCGTTCATCCGCAAAAGTGGAACCGCGGACGACGTGATCTGAAAACAGCTTAACAGTTGCATCGTTTTCAGTTCCTAAAACGATGGACAACACATGAAAGTCTTTTTCCTTTTTAAACTGGTTGAAACGTTCTAGGTACTCCGGACTTAGATGATCTTCACCATCGGTTATAAAGCAAATATCTGCTTGCTTAAACCGACTTTTTTTCAGGATTTCCACTGCTTTATTCAATGCACTTGCAAAGTTAGTCCCACCGTTAAGAAATCTGGTGGCCAGATCAATCAAATCTTGTGGAGTCATCTTACCGTTTGGATACTCATACGATTCTGCCTGGTTAGCAAAATTGACCAAGGCAAAGTCTCGTCTTTGTTTCCGGGCAATCATCATGAGGGCAAGAGCAAAGCCTTTGGATTGTTCGTCCAATTTGCGCATGGAACCGGATTGATCGAGACACAAAATAATCGGCCCCTTGCCCACTCTCTGTTTACCTCTCGTATCGTATTGAACCGTTTGCCCTTCCACAAAACGCCGAAGGAAATCTTCTTTGGTTGCTGGATTCATGTAAAACATGATTTCAGAAGGCAGTAAATGCTCCACGTTATTGCCAGTGGTTACTCCTTTTCGAGTGATCGCACTCTTTGTTTTGGATCGCTGTTTCTTTTGGGCTATCGCCTTGAAACGACCTGCCCACTCAGCGATCTTTTTTAATTTCGACGTGTTTTTCAACGCTTCGGCCAGCTGCAGTTTATCACGTAGAGGGACGGATTCCAGATCGGCATCCGTTTTACCAGCTTTAAATCCACTCAACAAGTCCTTCACGTTGTCAGTGAGTTCCTTGGTTTCTTGCATGGCTTTCGCAAAGTAAGAACCGGTGGAATCCATCTTTGGGGATACTGTCTGCATAATCTGTTTCATCAACTGTTGTGCAGCCTTTTGCGCTTGATTCGCCTTCTCTTGGGCTTCATTCGCCTTCTTTTGCTGTTGATTGGCTTTCCGAGTATTCCCTGCTTGTTTTGCTTCTTCGGCTTGTTTTTGATACTGTTGCGCCAATTCTTGCTGCTGGTCAGCTTGTCGTTGCTGTTCAGACACTTCTTGCATTTGCTGTCTGGTATTGTAGTCGATCTCCTGCTTTATCCATTCAATCACCTGTTCACTGAATTTCATCGTCCCAATAGCAGAAGCTAAATCATCCAGTTTCGTGTATTCCCTAAAACTTTGGAATGATTCATCTTCAAGGAGTCGCTTCATCAATTGATAATTGATGGAAAGCTTTTCATCAACTTCGGATAATAGCTCAGGTTTCAATTTGTACAACCCTGCCCACATATCGCCCATGAGGGAATAGAAAGAGGGCAATATTTGCCCTCCTTTTTCCTCTGCCTGTTTTAAGTTTGCCGACATTTCATAAAGACTTTTGAAACGCCTTCGATCAAAACGATCTGTATTAAGGACTGTATCCTGTGTCATTGGTTTTCGCCCCTTTTTTCAAGACGTTTAATGTACCGTTTTAAGTCGTTGAATTCTTTCCGTGCTTCTTTTCGGTTCACCGGATCATCATCATGAAGCCATTCATAGTTGGCATGTCCGGATTCGGAAAAGGTTGACAGGATATACCTGGCTTCTTCAAGTGCAAACTCATAGGGTATGTCCGTGTAACAATTAAACAATCCGTCCTCGACAGCATTGTTCAGGTTTTCCAATAGTTCATTTGGAACGTTTTCTAACCAGAACGGAGTTTTCCCTTTGTCCATAAAACCTGCCTCCCCTATAAGCCAATCGCTGCTTCAGCAAGCCGGCTCATGGCATCTTTTAATTTTTGTTCAACAAGTTCGATTTCCTGAATACGGGAAGGGTGATCCGCTTTCAGTTTGGCCAACTCTTTGTTCAAGTCTTTTAGCTTCCTCGTTCCCTCGACAGCCGATTCTGGTGTTTGTTGCGTTTTGACATTGTTATAGATTTCCTTGGCAACTTCAATAATGTCATGGAGCATTTTCTCCACCTTATCAATCGCATACTCATTGATGATTTCCTCTACCTTCTCCTGTTGACTCACATCTTCCCATAATGAGTGAATCAGGATCGTCAAATCTTCGTTCTTGACTTCTTTCCGTTGGGCTAACAACGCCTTCCCTTGTAGGAGCTTTAGACATTGTTTGAAACGACGATCGGATGGACGAATCCCTTCCTCTTTGAGTCGTCTGCGAATATCCACGATATTATTAAAAATATCATCGGGAATGGTAACCATGTCGCAATAGAATTGCAGTTGTTTTAGCTCATCCAAAGTGATTTTTGGTCGTTCCATCTGAGGGGCGCCTTTTAGCATCGTTAGAAAACTTTGA contains:
- a CDS encoding DUF6573 family protein translates to MRTIGFSYFKKTGGLKMKYIHVYSRKQAIEDGVLVDVSEMAKEVGIMIPVAVTKRLWEEVITPDPNAIGQSINGRLWDALFLLHIEIKRSKFHITSLPFTFSYQCVFVMGEKDHRLFQLKAVLSNGDDLKPVFTIMLPDED
- a CDS encoding vWA domain-containing protein, translating into MTQDTVLNTDRFDRRRFKSLYEMSANLKQAEEKGGQILPSFYSLMGDMWAGLYKLKPELLSEVDEKLSINYQLMKRLLEDESFQSFREYTKLDDLASAIGTMKFSEQVIEWIKQEIDYNTRQQMQEVSEQQRQADQQQELAQQYQKQAEEAKQAGNTRKANQQQKKANEAQEKANQAQKAAQQLMKQIMQTVSPKMDSTGSYFAKAMQETKELTDNVKDLLSGFKAGKTDADLESVPLRDKLQLAEALKNTSKLKKIAEWAGRFKAIAQKKQRSKTKSAITRKGVTTGNNVEHLLPSEIMFYMNPATKEDFLRRFVEGQTVQYDTRGKQRVGKGPIILCLDQSGSMRKLDEQSKGFALALMMIARKQRRDFALVNFANQAESYEYPNGKMTPQDLIDLATRFLNGGTNFASALNKAVEILKKSRFKQADICFITDGEDHLSPEYLERFNQFKKEKDFHVLSIVLGTENDATVKLFSDHVVRGSTFADERVMDKAFSL
- a CDS encoding AAA family ATPase, with amino-acid sequence MFQKVQAIRQYLAQKLIDRATIIDAMLVALFARQHVLLIGPPGTAKSNLATELSQCIQGANYFQWLLTEFSTPDELFGPVSLDAYAQGVYKRNTSGKLPEAHIGFVDEIFKANSAILNSLLTLINERLFYNNGSPVTSPLMSVIGASNEYPEEENLGALFDRFLVRFHVEYIGEDQSFLTMLKGAPQMERPKITLDELKQLQFYCDMVTIPDDIFNNIVDIRRRLKEEGIRPSDRRFKQCLKLLQGKALLAQRKEVKNEDLTILIHSLWEDVSQQEKVEEIINEYAIDKVEKMLHDIIEVAKEIYNNVKTQQTPESAVEGTRKLKDLNKELAKLKADHPSRIQEIELVEQKLKDAMSRLAEAAIGL